From one Humulus lupulus chromosome 8, drHumLupu1.1, whole genome shotgun sequence genomic stretch:
- the LOC133796802 gene encoding proteasome subunit beta type-7-A-like, translating into MSKFDLPSKGGFSFDLYRRNAMLSEKGFRQPSYRKTGTTIVGLVFQDGVILGADTRATEGPIVCDKNCEKIHYMAPNIYCCGAGTAADTEAVTDMVSSQLQLHRYHTGRESRVITALTLLKKHLFNYQGHVSAALVLGGVDVTGPHLHTIYPHGSTDTLPFATMGSGSLAAMSVFETKYKEGLTRDEGVKIVTEAICSGIFNDLGSGSNVDVCVITKGHKEYLRNHLMPNPRTYVSEKEYRFSEKTEVLLTKITPLKEKVEVIEVGDSMEE; encoded by the exons ATGTCGAAGTTTGATCTTCCGTCCAAGGGTGGGTTTAGTTTTGATCTTTACAGAAGAAACGCTATGCTTTCGGAGAAAGGTTTTCGGCAACCATCTTATCGAAAGACTGGTACTACTATTGTCGGTCTAGTTTTTCAG GATGGTGTCATTCTTGGAGCAGATACAAGGGCCACCGAAGGACCCATAGTTTGTGATAAGAATTGTGAAAAAATTCATTATATGGCTCCCAATATTTACTGTTGTGGTGCGGGAACTGCTGCTGATACTGAGGCAGTAACAG ATATGGTCAGCTCCCAACTTCAGCTCCATCGCTATCACACTGGGCGAGAATCTAGGGTTATTACTGCCCTCACCCTACTTAAGAAACACCTTTTCAA CTATCAAGGTCATGTCTCAGCTGCTTTGGTTCTCGGTGGTGTTGATGTCACTGGGCCTCATTTACATACC ATCTATCCTCATGGTTCTACCGATACATTGCCTTTTGCTACAATGGGATCTGGTTCTCTTGCAGCAATGTCAGTATTTGAGACTAAATACAAAGAAGGATTGACT AGGGATGAAGGAGTAAAGATCGTAACTGAGGCAATATGCTCTGGTATTTTTAACGACTTGGGCAGTGGAAGCAACGTCGATGTTTGCGTAATAACCAAG GGGCATAAGGAGTATTTGAGGAACCATTTGATGCCCAATCCTCGCACCTATGTCAGTGAAAAGGAATATAGATTTTCCGAGAAGACTG AGGTGCTTTTAACAAAGATTACTCCATTGAAGGAGAAGGTGGAAGTGATTGAAGTAGGAGATTCAATGGAAGAGTGA